The Phragmites australis chromosome 15, lpPhrAust1.1, whole genome shotgun sequence genome window below encodes:
- the LOC133891933 gene encoding protein LURP-one-related 15-like — MAASHGSPLEPVAVVSPQFCAPYVVPLTVTKKAISLSDGDFTVTDANGAVVLRVKGAIFSVRHRRVLLDAAGQPILSMQEKVFSMHNRWEVFRGDSNNASDLLFTVKKTSIIQLKTEMDIFLAGNTAEQVCDFKIKGSYFERSCAFYIGNSDTMIAQMNRKFTVSNVLLGKDTFGVTVFPQVDYVFIAALVVILDEIHRDRSD, encoded by the exons ATGGCGGCGTCTCACGGATCCCCTCTGGAGCCGGTGGCGGTGGTGTCTCCACAGTTTTGCGCTCCGTACGTGGTGCCGCTGACGGTGACCAAGAAGGCCATCAGCCTCTCCGACGGCGACTTCACCGTCACGGACGCCAACGGCGCCGTCGTGCTGCGTGTCAAGGGCGCCATCTTCAGCGTCCGCCACCGCCGCGTGCTCCTCGACGCCGCCGGGCAACCCATCCTCTCCATGCAGGAAAAG GTATTTAGTATGCACAACAGATGGGAGGTGTTCAGAGGGGATAGCAACAACGCAAGCGACTTGCTCTTTACCGTCAAAAAAACTTCAATCATCCAACTGAAGACAGAGATGGATATCTTTTTGGCTGGGAACACCGCAGAGCAGGTGTGTGATTTCAAGATCAAGGGCAGCTACTTTGAGAGATCTTGCGCCTTCTATATTGGCAATTCGGACACCATGATTGCTCAA ATGAATCGTAAGTTTACTGTCTCCAATGTACTGCTAGGAAAGGACACATTCGGTGTTACCGTATTCCCTCAAGTTGACTATGTGTTCATTGCGGCTCTTGTCGTGATTCTGGATGAGATTCACAGGGATCGATCCGACTGA
- the LOC133893242 gene encoding protein LURP-one-related 15-like, producing MAATHGEPRAPVAVVSPQLCMPYMVPLTVTKKALSFTGGDFTVTDANGAVVLQVKGVFFSVPNRRVILDAAGQPILTMQEKVFSMHDRWEVFRGDSTKASDLLFSAKRTSIFQLKTKMAIFMARNTTEQVCDFMIKGSYSEKSCAFYLGNSDTMIAQMKRKYTVSNVLLGKDTFSVTVFPHVDYVFIASLVVMLDEIHSHRQAGNHQ from the exons ATGGCGGCCACACACGGAGAACCCCGGGCGCCGGTTGCAGTGGTGAGTCCGCAGTTGTGCATGCCGTACATGGTGCCGCTGACGGTGACCAAGAAGGCCTTAAGTTTCACCGGCGGCGACTTCACTGTCACCGACGCCAATGGCGCCGTCGTGCTGCAGGTCAAGGGCGTCTTCTTCAGCGTGCCCAACCGCCGGGTCATACTCGACGCCGCCGGCCAGCCCATCCTCACCATGCAGGAGAAG GTATTTAGTATGCACGACCGATGGGAAGTGTTCAGAGGGGATAGCACGAAAGCAAGCGATTTGCTCTTCTCTGCGAAGAGAACTTCAATCTTCCAACTGAAGACAAAGATGGCTATCTTCATGGCTCGGAACACCACAGAGCAGGTCTGTGATTTTATGATCAAGGGTAGCTACTCCGAGAAATCTTGCGCCTTCTATCTAGGCAACTCGGATACCATGATTGCTCAA ATGAAGCGTAAGTATACTGTCTCCAATGTACTGCTCGGAAAGGACACGTTCAGTGTTACCGTATTCCCTCACGTTGACTATGTGTTCATCGCGTCTCTTGTTGTGATGCTGGATGAGATTCACAGTCACAGGCAAGCTGGAAATCACCAATGA